The window AACTGCGCAACCGCGCGGTGCGGGACGCCGTGCGGCGCACCGGTCTGGCGGTCATGGGCCGCATCGGGCGCCCCGACGGCGTTCCCTCCCTCGATCCGTACGCCTCCGGGTGGCCGGTGCAGTTCCCGCCCCCGCGTGAGCGCGGATCCGCTGCCCGGTTCGCGGTGTTCGACGTGAGGGACGAGGCGGAACTCGCGGAGCGGGGGGCGGGGACGTGCGTGGCGACGGTGGTGGACGGGCGGATCGTGTACCGACGCCGGTAGCTCCTGGGACGGGGTCCCGGAACGGGGTCCTGACACGGGGTCAGCCCGAGAACGCCTCCGCGAACGCGCCGTCCTCCTGATCCACTCCACTGCAATTCGTCAGGGCGTCATCCGAAGAGGACCCGTCGTCACACTGCCGGTCCCGAAACGTCGCCCACATGGAAACCCACCCGATCCCCTTCTCCTCGGCGAACTCCCGCACCTGCGCCGCATCGTCAAGCGTGAATGTCTCGTTGTCGACGTCGTTCACGCCGAGCATCGAAGTGAGCGCCATGGCCCGCCACGCAGTGGCGTCCGACGTGCCGAAGATCTCCTTGAGCTGTGGGTGCGTGGCCTTGGCGGAGGTGAGGGCGTAGTCGCCCATGTCGCCGGCGTACGACTCGCCGTAGTTCATCGTCATGATGTTGACGGTGGAGACCTGGACGTCGTGCTCGTTGATCATCAAGTGGGCCATGCCGGACGACGGCGAGGGCGCGTCCGTGCTCTTCCACGACGCGGGCGGCGAGCGGTCGCAGACGATCAAGGCGCTGCCGACGTACATCGAGAAGATGAAGGCGAAGGGCTACACCTTCACCACGATCAGCGGCGCCGTCCAGAAGGACGAGTCGGCGAACGGTCAGCAGACGGCGAACGGTCAGCGGGCGGGGGCCGGCGCGGTGGGCGCCAGCCAGCAGCCGGGCGGCCAGGCGCAGCAGGGCCCCAACGGGCAGTCCGGCGCGGGGACCTCGAACCTCCAGGCCGCCCACCGCGAGGCCACCGGCGCGACCCTCTACGAGGGCAAGGCCCTGATCGGGGCCGTCGCCGTCATGGGCCGCTTCGGCATGATGCTGATCCTCGCCGTCCCGCTGATCGACCAGTTCTGGAACGTGCCCGCGTTCGAGAAGTACCTGCCGCTGGAGAGCCAGTGGTTCATGTTCGGCATTGGCTGGATCCTGATCGCGGTGTTCGTCCTGTTGTGCGGCTGGGTGGAGGACGTGGCCGGGAAGAAGAAGCCCAAGCTCGTTCCGTGAGGGCCTCGGCTGCTTCCGTCAGGGTGGCTGCAAGAATGAGCGCGTGACCCGCGCTTCCCTGAACAAGCAGCCGCACGAAGTCGCCTCGATGTTCGACGACGTGGCGGAACGGTACGACCTGACGAACGACGTGCTGTCGCTCGGCCAGGACCGCGTGTGGCGCAAGGAGGTGGCGAAGGCGGTCGATGCCCGCCCCGCGCAGAAGGTCCTCGACCTGGCGGCCGGCACGGCCACCTCGTCCCTGCCCTTCGCGCAGACGGGCGCGTACGTCGTCCCCTGCGACTTCTCCCTCGGCATGCTCCAGGTCGGCAAGAAGAAGCACCCGTGGCTGCCGCTGACGGCGGGCGACGCGACGAAGCTGCCGTTCAAGGACGACACCTTCGACGCGGTCACCATCTCCTTCGGGCTGCGCAACGTCCAGGACTTCGATGCCGCCCTGCGTGAGATGTACCGGGTGACGCGGCCCGGCGGCCGGGTCGTGATCTGCGAGTTCTCGCACCCGACCTGGGCGCCCTTCCGCACGGTCTACACCGAGTACCTGATGCGCGCCCTGCCCCCGGTCGCCCGCGCGGTGTCCTCGAACCCCGACGCGTACGTCTACCTCGCCGAGTCGATCCGCGCCTGGCCCGACCAGCCGGCCCTCGCCGAACGCCTGCGCAAGGCCGGCTGGTCGAAGGTGGCCTGGCGGAACCTGACGGGCGGCGTGGTGGCCCTGCACCGGGGCTTCAAGCAGAGCTGACGACGGGGTACGGGTCTCCTGGCTCGTCGAGCTCGCGCTCCAGCCCGCCCGTCGGCGGCCACGGGATGCGTGGCTCGCGTACGCCTCCGCCGCCCTCACCCTCGCCGAAGTCGAACCAGACGTAGACCAGAGAGTCCCGCGGCACCTCGGCACCGGGCTGGGGGTACTGGCGTACGACGTAGTCGACGACGGTGAGGTGGAAGTCCGGCCGGTCCGGTGCGTTGAGGAGCAGGCCGTGCGACTTCGCTGCCTCGCGCGCGTCCATGGCCATCAGTCCGACGAGCTTCGGTACACGCACCTCGGGCGTTTTGGGTGTTATACGCACAGATGTCACCCCCAGCGGTACTGGAAGAGTAACCGCCCGGGGGTACCGCCCGGAAGCGTCAAGTATCTTTCTGTAGCAGTCGGTTACTCAGAGTCACGAAGGGCTTTGTGAATTCGCGAACCCGGCATCACAGATCGAGCCGGTAGCAGTGCCCCCGCTGCCGCGCATCCGGTGTGGTGAACACTTCGGCGAGCCGCATCTCCAGCCGTCGCGTCACCGCGATCGACCGCTCGTTGCGGGCGTCGACCATCGCCACCACGCTCGGCACCCCGGCCGCCCGCACCCGCTCCAGCGCCACCTGCGCGGCCGAGGTGACATACCCCTTGCCCCAGTGCTCCCGCCCAAGCCGCCAGCCGATCTCGATCTCCCCAGTGGGCCCCCAGGCCCGCTCCCACGGCTGGGCTCCGGTGAAGCCGATGACCTGCTCGTTCTCGTCGAGCATGGTCCACAGACAGAACCCGCGCTCGGCGTCGTGCCGGCGCTGGCGGGCGGTGAGTTCCTCGTAGACGGACAGCCCCGCGGCCCTGCCGCCGTGGAACTCCATGACATCCGGGTGGGCGAAGACCCGGTGCCAGGCAACGGCGTCCTCGTCGGTGGGGACACGGAGCCGTACGACAGGGAGAGCTCGGTTCACGGAGGCAGCCCTTCAGCCGGGTGATCAATGCTGCTGAATAGACTGCCCATGTCCAGTGCCGCTCGGCACACAGATTTCGAACTTGGGGAGATCCCGCCGTGAGTGTCGTGACCGAGCCCCTCTCCTCACCCCTCTCCGAGAACACCGCCGATGTGATCGTCGTGGGCGCGGGGCCGGCCGGCGCCACGACGGCGTACCACCTGGCCAAGTCCGGCCTCGACGTCCTCCTGCTGGAGAAGACCGAGTTCCCGCGGGAGAAGGTCTGCGGTGACGGCCTGACTCCGCGCGCGGTCAAACAGCTGGTGGCGATGGGCATCGACATCTCCGAGGAAGCCGGCTGGCTGCGCAACAAGGGGCTCAGGATCATCGGCGGCGGCGTGCGCCTCCAGCTGGACTGGCCCGATCTCGCCTCCTTCCCCGACTACGGCCTCGTCCGCAAGCGCGACGACTTCGACGAGCAACTCGCCCGCCAGGCCCAGAAGGCAGGCGCCCGCCTCTACGAGCGCTGCAACGTCGGCGCCCCCATCATCGACGACCGCACCGGCCGTATCATCGGCGTCCACGCCAAGCTCGGCGAGGAGAAGCGCGAGGTCACCTTCCACGCGCCGTTGGTCGTCGCCGCGGACGGCAACTCCACGCGCCTGTCCCTGGCGATGGGCCTGCACCGCCGCGAGGACCGTCCGATGGGCGTGGCGGTCCGCACGTACTTCACCTCCCCGCGCCACGAGGACGACTACCTCGAGTCCTGGCTGGAGCTGTGGGACCGCCGCGGCCCCGGCGAGGACCGCCTCCTGCCCGGCTACGGCTGGATCTTCGGCATGGGCGACGGCACGTCGAACGTCGGCCTGGGCGTGCTCAACACCTCGGACTCCTTCAAGGAGCTGGACTGGCGCGAGGTCCTGAAGGCCTGGTGCGCCTCGATGCCGGAGGACTGGGGCTACACCCCGGACAACATGACCGGCCCGATCCGCGGCGCCGCCCTGCCGATGGCCTTCAACCGCCAACCGCACTACACCAAGGGCCTGCTGCTGGTCGGCGACGCCGGCGGCCTGGTGAACCCCTTCAACGGCGAGGGCATCGCCTACGCCATGGAGTCCGGCCAGATCGCCGCCGACGTCATCGTCCAGGCCCACGCCCGCTCCACTCCCGCAGGGCGTGAACTGGCCCTCCAGCGCTACCCGCGCGTCCTGAAGGACACCTACGGCGGCTACTACACGCTGGGCCGCGCCTTCGTGAAGCTCATCGGCAACCCGAAGGTCATGAAGATCGCGGCCCAGCGCGGCCTGACCCACCCGCTCCTGATGAAGTTCACCCTGAAGCTCCTGGCCAACCTCACCGACCCGACGGGCGGCGACGCGATGGACCGGATCATCAACGGGCTGAGCAAGGTGGCGCCGAAGGCCTGACCCGGCGGCGACTACCCGTTGAGGGCCTCGATGTTGGCGGCCCGGCGTGCGAAGACCTCCTCCCGCCGGTCCGCCACCTGCCGCAGGGCGTCCTTGCGTGCGCGCTGGGAGAGCCGGTCCAGGTAGACGTGGCCGCCCACGTGGTCGGTCTCATGGGCGAGGCAGCGGGCGAAGTACCCCGTGCCCTCGATCACGAGCGGCTCGCCGTCCTTGTCGTACCCGCGCACCACGGCCCGGTCCGGACGCGGTACGTCCATCACCGCGCCCGGCACGGAGAGACAGCCCTCGCTGTCGTCGAGCAGTCTGCGCCCGGCCGGGTCGAGTGGCTCCAGCACCGGGTTCACGATGTGCCCGACATGCCGGACTCCGTCGTCGTCCGGGCAGTCGTACACGAACAGCCGCAGATCGACACCCACTTGGTTCGCCGCCAGTCCCGCCCCGTCGGCGATGTACATCGTCAGGAACATGT of the Streptomyces sp. T12 genome contains:
- a CDS encoding demethylmenaquinone methyltransferase; amino-acid sequence: MTRASLNKQPHEVASMFDDVAERYDLTNDVLSLGQDRVWRKEVAKAVDARPAQKVLDLAAGTATSSLPFAQTGAYVVPCDFSLGMLQVGKKKHPWLPLTAGDATKLPFKDDTFDAVTISFGLRNVQDFDAALREMYRVTRPGGRVVICEFSHPTWAPFRTVYTEYLMRALPPVARAVSSNPDAYVYLAESIRAWPDQPALAERLRKAGWSKVAWRNLTGGVVALHRGFKQS
- a CDS encoding PASTA domain-containing protein, whose translation is MRVPKLVGLMAMDAREAAKSHGLLLNAPDRPDFHLTVVDYVVRQYPQPGAEVPRDSLVYVWFDFGEGEGGGGVREPRIPWPPTGGLERELDEPGDPYPVVSSA
- a CDS encoding GNAT family N-acetyltransferase; protein product: MNRALPVVRLRVPTDEDAVAWHRVFAHPDVMEFHGGRAAGLSVYEELTARQRRHDAERGFCLWTMLDENEQVIGFTGAQPWERAWGPTGEIEIGWRLGREHWGKGYVTSAAQVALERVRAAGVPSVVAMVDARNERSIAVTRRLEMRLAEVFTTPDARQRGHCYRLDL
- a CDS encoding geranylgeranyl reductase family protein: MTEPLSSPLSENTADVIVVGAGPAGATTAYHLAKSGLDVLLLEKTEFPREKVCGDGLTPRAVKQLVAMGIDISEEAGWLRNKGLRIIGGGVRLQLDWPDLASFPDYGLVRKRDDFDEQLARQAQKAGARLYERCNVGAPIIDDRTGRIIGVHAKLGEEKREVTFHAPLVVAADGNSTRLSLAMGLHRREDRPMGVAVRTYFTSPRHEDDYLESWLELWDRRGPGEDRLLPGYGWIFGMGDGTSNVGLGVLNTSDSFKELDWREVLKAWCASMPEDWGYTPDNMTGPIRGAALPMAFNRQPHYTKGLLLVGDAGGLVNPFNGEGIAYAMESGQIAADVIVQAHARSTPAGRELALQRYPRVLKDTYGGYYTLGRAFVKLIGNPKVMKIAAQRGLTHPLLMKFTLKLLANLTDPTGGDAMDRIINGLSKVAPKA
- the def gene encoding peptide deformylase, giving the protein MPSVFVQGRPVESYPPLAPEARRGSVRRITEVGEEVLHKPCRDVTEFGPDLAALIDDMFLTMYIADGAGLAANQVGVDLRLFVYDCPDDDGVRHVGHIVNPVLEPLDPAGRRLLDDSEGCLSVPGAVMDVPRPDRAVVRGYDKDGEPLVIEGTGYFARCLAHETDHVGGHVYLDRLSQRARKDALRQVADRREEVFARRAANIEALNG